The following coding sequences lie in one Acidobacteriota bacterium genomic window:
- a CDS encoding DUF2236 domain-containing protein, with protein sequence MDSSRWNNEMLNAMREVTDPLADDAVCQIYERDDLAPVNNLLHELVTNDQIIPERLPRPIQDYLEATRERPQWTDDEKIKLAEDFFERHGLFICSSLFFASLPSCYACAKGVKVLYLTGKLETNPTRRIAETAQLILDTLMPGGLAPDGKGVRDAQKVRLLHAAIRHLILHDQRWNKEWNSDWGKPINQEDLGGTLLSFSKLPLDCLAQLGVKISADEAEAYNHAWNIVGHMMGVLPEMRAATTDEAQELVNLILQRNVANCPEGEAMTAALLETLGQNSRFKLVQEVPHTLVRYFSGDQVADALNLPKHDAPSILIGALRKIVDLFETEEHHSQVFTRIAEYFSRDFLETMTWIQRGGQRAPFAIPAKLSDHWKLHPHPGTAQ encoded by the coding sequence ATGGATTCCAGTCGTTGGAATAATGAAATGCTCAACGCCATGCGCGAGGTGACGGATCCGCTGGCTGACGACGCGGTCTGTCAGATCTACGAACGCGACGATCTCGCCCCGGTGAACAACCTGCTGCACGAGTTGGTCACGAACGACCAGATCATTCCGGAAAGGCTGCCTCGGCCCATTCAGGACTACCTGGAGGCGACCAGGGAGCGCCCCCAGTGGACTGATGATGAAAAGATCAAACTCGCGGAAGACTTTTTCGAGCGACATGGACTTTTCATCTGTTCGTCGCTTTTCTTCGCATCGCTGCCCTCTTGCTATGCCTGCGCTAAAGGTGTGAAGGTGCTGTACCTGACGGGGAAGCTGGAGACCAATCCCACGCGGCGTATCGCCGAAACCGCTCAGTTGATCCTGGATACGCTGATGCCCGGTGGCCTCGCGCCGGACGGAAAAGGCGTGCGCGATGCGCAAAAGGTGCGGCTGCTGCATGCCGCCATTCGCCACCTGATCCTGCACGACCAGCGGTGGAACAAGGAATGGAATTCGGACTGGGGTAAGCCCATCAACCAGGAGGATTTGGGCGGAACGCTGTTGTCGTTCTCGAAACTGCCGCTCGATTGCCTGGCTCAACTGGGCGTCAAAATTTCTGCCGATGAAGCCGAGGCTTACAACCACGCCTGGAATATCGTCGGGCACATGATGGGCGTGCTGCCGGAAATGCGTGCCGCCACCACAGACGAAGCGCAGGAGTTGGTCAATCTCATCCTACAGCGCAACGTTGCAAATTGTCCGGAGGGTGAAGCAATGACTGCCGCGCTCCTCGAAACACTCGGACAGAATTCCCGCTTCAAACTCGTGCAAGAAGTGCCGCACACGCTGGTACGATATTTCAGCGGCGATCAGGTCGCCGACGCGCTGAATCTTCCCAAGCATGACGCGCCAAGCATCCTGATCGGAGCGCTGCGGAAAATTGTCGACCTCTTCGAAACCGAAGAACATCATTCACAGGTATTCACCCGCATCGCCGAATATTTCAGCCGGGACTTTCTGGAGACGATGACCTGGATCCAGCGCGGCGGGCAGCGGGCGCCATTCGCCATCCCGGCAAAGTTGAGTGACCACTGGAAGCTGCACCCTCATCCCGGCACAGCACAATAA